The Cytobacillus firmus genome segment CTTTAGCTGTAATTCCTTTCTTTTGAAGCAGCAATTTTTTGGCAGTCTTCATTCGTTCTGCATTTAAAAATTCTTTCGGGGTCATACCGGTCCTTTTGCGGAAAGCTCTTGAAAATGTTACAGGGGTCATATTTGCTTTAGCAGCTAATTCCGCAACGGTTAATGGACGGGACAGGCTGTTCCGGATCAATTCCTCCGCTTCTTCCATTCCGTCAATTTCGGCCGCGTCTGTCAGGATGGACAGCATCTCCCAGAGCAGGGATAGAAATCTGCATTTGGCCGAAATGGATTTTTCCTGCCGGCTTTTCTTCATCTCTTCCCAGAGGGGGAGCATTTTTGCAGGGACCTGTTCAGCCAGCGGACGGGTTAACAAGTCTTTCAGCATATCGCCTTCTTTTGGCCAGGAAAGCAGATTAACAGAAAGCAGAGAAGAAGAAGACGATGTGAGGAGGCCGGAATCCGCAAGGAAGTAGCTTTTGCCCTCTTCTGCCTTCAATCTCTGGTTCCCGCTTACCAAAGTGCCCTTTCCCGATGATATGTAAAGGATTAAAAAATGACTGCGCTTTTCATTTACGGCCTGAGATAAGCCCTCACGCAGGTTGGATGCTTCAATTTCAAACATATCGCTCTTCAGCAGCATATTTAGACACTCCCTTCTTTTTCCTGAAATATGAATTGACAAATGCTGTGGAAGGATAGTAGATTAATAACGATCTTACAGGACGATAACGATTCTCATTTTCATTTAAAAAATACATAGAAAAGGACTGATCATCATGGCCAGAACTGCTGCTGACATAAACGACTCCCTGCAGCCTGTTCACTTAAAATCTATTAAATGGGGCCTTATTGGCTTAGTATTTGTTTTTCTTAGCCTGCTCGCTTCAATTGGACTTGGAGCCATATGGATCTCCCCTTCTGTTGTTTGGGACTCTTTTGTCTCTTTTCAAGCCGGCCAAATTGAACACCAGCTGATCAGGGAAGTTCGAATCCCGCGGGCATTGGCTGCTGCCCTGATTGGAGCCGCTCTTGCTGTTGCAGGCACTATTATGCAGGGAATCACACGCAATCCTCTTGCCGATCCTTCAATCATCGGCATTACCCATGGAGCAGGGCTTGCCATCGCCATTTCGCTTGCATTTGTTTCAAGCGGATCCTACTGGATTCTTCTGATCTGGTCATTTGCAGGCTCTGCAGCCGGCGCCATGCTTGTCCTCTCTTTTTCCATGATTTCAAAAGAGCGGATATCTCCTGTGACCCTGACGCTTGCAGGTGCTGCGTTAAGTACTTTATTCAGCGCTCTTTCCACGGGTATCGCCCTATATTTCCAGGTGGCGCAGGACCTGAGTTTCTGGTTTGCCGGAGGACTATCCGGAACCAAATGGCAGCATGTTTTTATACTGCTTCCAGCTGTTATCATTGGGATTCTGCTGTCCCTCTGGATCAGCCGCTCTCTGACTATACTGGCTTTAGGGGAGGAAGTGGCTGCAGGTCTCGGCCAATCTCAGCAGAAAGTCAGGTGGATCGGGCTCATTGCTGTTATTCTGCTATCTGGCGCAGCCGTTTCCATTGCAGGCGCAATTGGCTTTATTGGCCTTGTCGTTCCCCATATAGTCCGGATGCTCATCGGATCTGATTACAGATGGCTCATTCCGTTAAGTGCCATTGCAGGCGCCCTTCTCCTCGTACTCGCCGATATAGGGGCACGGATGATTAATCCTCCATTCGAGACACCTGTCAGCGCAGTGACCGCCTTGATTGGCGTTCCGTTTTTCTTATATTTGTCCCGAAGGAAAAGGGGGTATATGTAATGGATTGGAAAATTGCTTTAAGACAGTCCAAAACCTGGCTGGCAGCCTTTGTCTTTTTAATCATGGCCACCTTTATATTGAGCCTGTCCACTGGC includes the following:
- a CDS encoding FecCD family ABC transporter permease — encoded protein: MARTAADINDSLQPVHLKSIKWGLIGLVFVFLSLLASIGLGAIWISPSVVWDSFVSFQAGQIEHQLIREVRIPRALAAALIGAALAVAGTIMQGITRNPLADPSIIGITHGAGLAIAISLAFVSSGSYWILLIWSFAGSAAGAMLVLSFSMISKERISPVTLTLAGAALSTLFSALSTGIALYFQVAQDLSFWFAGGLSGTKWQHVFILLPAVIIGILLSLWISRSLTILALGEEVAAGLGQSQQKVRWIGLIAVILLSGAAVSIAGAIGFIGLVVPHIVRMLIGSDYRWLIPLSAIAGALLLVLADIGARMINPPFETPVSAVTALIGVPFFLYLSRRKRGYM